AGCTCAGGAGGCCAAAGTCAACCTTCAACAGTTCATTTCCGTAAAGAGCCAGGAGCCATCGGACGGGCCTGGCGAAACGACGAAAGGTCCGATCCCAGTACATGCTCTTGGGAAAGGACAACCTTTTGATTACATTTTCAAGGACGACAGGGAGAGTGGCGGAAGTCGGCCGTCCCTCCTCCCTTTTGACGGCCACGGCGAACTCCTGGCCGCCAAAGTCCCTTTTTTCAAGGGAACCCTCTTCAACCCCCTTGCTCCTTGCGAAACCTCTGGCGGCCTTGGTCGGGTTGCCGCTGGGATCGAAAGCCGAGGCCCAGGCTGGTCCCTTGAACTCCTCGGTCTTGTCCTGCTGCTTCTCCTCC
This Thermovirga sp. DNA region includes the following protein-coding sequences:
- a CDS encoding glycine--tRNA ligase subunit beta, whose product is MGVRDLLLEIGTEEIPSRFVPPALSELAVIAGEELRAERLVFENTQVLGTPRRIVLIVRSLEEKQQDKTEEFKGPAWASAFDPSGNPTKAARGFARSKGVEEGSLEKRDFGGQEFAVAVKREEGRPTSATLPVVLENVIKRLSFPKSMYWDRTFRRFARPVRWLLALYGNELLKVDFGLLS